Proteins from a genomic interval of Roseofilum capinflatum BLCC-M114:
- a CDS encoding YgiT-type zinc finger protein has translation MIKAFRFRFQDLNLMLLKLSRYMNQPQTNGLIIAGGKAMFKCHVCGSTESHVEQVSEVLKIQGNFYLVENIPATVCSRCGEETFSRETTERVRVMLHQGDKPIRSLALDVFSFDEAV, from the coding sequence ATGATAAAAGCTTTCCGTTTCAGGTTTCAAGACTTGAATTTGATGTTGTTAAAATTATCACGTTATATGAACCAGCCCCAGACCAATGGATTGATAATCGCAGGAGGAAAAGCAATGTTTAAATGTCATGTTTGTGGCTCAACGGAGTCTCATGTAGAGCAAGTGAGTGAGGTTTTGAAGATCCAGGGAAATTTCTATCTCGTTGAAAATATTCCAGCGACGGTTTGTTCTCGTTGTGGGGAAGAAACATTTAGTCGGGAAACAACAGAGCGGGTTCGAGTGATGCTACATCAAGGAGACAAACCTATTCGATCGCTCGCTCTAGATGTTTTTTCCTTTGATGAGGCGGTTTGA
- a CDS encoding DUF433 domain-containing protein codes for MTNAQILKAFPGLSAIDVVNAWRYAEAYPEEIEMAIRENEEIMLT; via the coding sequence ATGACTAATGCCCAGATTTTAAAAGCTTTTCCCGGTTTGAGCGCGATCGATGTGGTTAATGCTTGGCGTTATGCTGAGGCTTATCCAGAAGAAATTGAAATGGCGATTCGGGAAAATGAAGAAATAATGCTAACTTAA
- a CDS encoding HNH endonuclease, whose translation MPISDELKQAIRERANYICEYCHSPERLSANRFTIDHVVPKSLGGSDALDNLALACRRCNERRYNFVAGIDPETQETVPIFNPRKQKWAEHFVWQDKGVIIEGTTPIGRATCLRLDLNDSRYPENDSIRQTRRFWIQTRLHPPADDPCQA comes from the coding sequence ATGCCAATCAGTGATGAACTCAAGCAGGCTATTCGAGAGCGTGCCAACTATATCTGCGAGTATTGCCACTCTCCAGAACGGTTGAGTGCTAATCGATTTACTATCGATCATGTCGTTCCCAAATCTTTGGGTGGTTCTGATGCACTCGACAATCTTGCCCTTGCCTGCCGTCGTTGCAATGAGAGACGCTACAACTTTGTAGCTGGAATTGATCCAGAGACTCAGGAGACTGTTCCCATTTTTAATCCCCGTAAACAGAAGTGGGCGGAGCATTTTGTCTGGCAAGATAAGGGTGTTATAATAGAAGGAACTACACCTATTGGTCGAGCAACTTGCCTACGTCTTGATTTGAACGATAGCCGTTATCCAGAAAACGATTCCATTCGACAAACAAGACGATTTTGGATACAAACTCGATTGCACCCTCCAGCAGATGATCCATGCCAAGCTTAA